The Candidatus Binatia bacterium nucleotide sequence CCAATACGGCTCTGCGGATCGGCGGTCGTGAGTTGCCTGTCGACTATCGGCGGTCGACTCGACTATTCTGTAAGCGTAGCCAACTGGCGTGGTCCGGCGATTCCGGCTAAGCAGTGCGGCTGCGAAAATGCCTCGCCGTGGAGGTTAGGACGTGAACGGACCTCGCAGGAGTGCGGTTCTGGTTGTGTTCCTCGGAGTGCTCGGCGTCGCGCCCGTGGCCAGCGGGCAGTTGCACGGCGATGCCAACTGCGACGGATTCGTGAATACCCTCGACCTCGAGGCCGTCATTGACATCGTGTTCGGTATGCCATCCGAGTGTGCCACCGCCGACGTTAACCGGGACGGGGCCGTCACGATCGCCGATGCCGTCGGGGTCGTTCTCGCTCTACCGACGCTGCCCCCGACCCCGACCCCCAGCGAGACGCCGACCGTAACCGTGAGCCCGAGCCCAAGCGAGACACCCACGGCGACGGAGAGTCCGACTCCCAGCGAAACGCCGACGATTACCCCGACGTCTCCGCCACCGACGTTGACGCGCACCTTCACTCCGAGCGGCACGGCCACGCACACCCCGACCGTCACCCGTACCGCCACGCCATCTCGCACCGCGACGCGAACCCCCACCAGTTCGCGTACCACCACCCCGACCCCAACTCCGTCTGGAACGCGAACCCCGACGCTGACGCGCACGACGACCCCGACGCGGACCGATACGCCGACCCGCACGCCGACCCGCACCGCGACCGAAAGCCGCACCCCCACGGCGAGCAAGACGCCGACTGCCACGCGCACCGCCACCCTGACGCGGACGCCGAGTCTTACCCCCACGCAGAGCGGGACGCCGACCGAGACGCGCACCCGGACGATCACGCCCACGCGCACGGTGACGCCGACGCCCACGCCGACCTCGATCATCCTGCCGGGTCCGCAGATCACGTACTTCGGCCTCGCCAACGCCGAGGGCTTTCCCGTCGCCTCGTCGGGGAAGGAAGGTCTGGATGACGTCTACACGCGCCCGTTCGGCGCTTTCTTTTACATCGTGGTCGAATCGCGCCCCGGTTCCAGCAGCAGCCCCCCCAGCACCAACAGTTACAACGCAGACAACCCCGACGCGGCGCCGGGGTTCCGACTCTGGGCGGATAACGACTTCGGTAACGGCAGCGAGACGGTTTGCGACGCCGGACCCCTACCGGATTTCCCGCTCGGCGGAGTGCCCAGGGTGCAGACTTACAACCCATCCGACGCGGCCGTGGCAAGGGCGCTGAACGACCTCGGTTGTCGCATAGAGGTAGTGACGGCGAGCAGCCTTGCCTGCACGCTCGACCCGTTCAGTACCGACATCGCCTTCGTGAACAGGCAACAAAGCCTGGTGCAGGCGTGCACTCGCAGCGTCCTCAGTAGCGCCCTGCGTCTTCCGGACGGGCGGACCAGACTGAGCGTGCAATGGCTCGACGGCGCCGGCAACGCCAGCGCGGTTAAGAGCATCATTCTCAACGTGGGGGGCTGAGCGTGACGGCATCCGATCGACCGAGCGAGCGGGGTATGCAACCGGGCCGCGGTGCGCACCGGGCAGGCGTGGCGGTGCTGGCGCTTGGCGCCGCGCTTTTCGGCGCCGCATCGGCGCACGCTCAGGCGGTGTCGCCTCCGGTAATCATGGAGCTGGGGCCCGTGGTGCCGCCACCGGCGCCCACCCCCCACCCGGCCGAACGTAAGCGCATCGTCAGCGTTATCACCGTGCAGAACTCCCGGGAGGGCGAGAGCGTAATCTCTTTCGAGGCCAGCGATTTCGCCGACGAAGGCGACGGCAAGACACGCCCCCTGGCGAGCCGGACCTACTCGCTCGTCGATGACGAGGAACCCAAGGGCAAAGAACTGCGGGCCAAGATCCTTCGCGACATCCGCAAACTCGAGCGCGATATGCTCGACTACGCAAAGATCATCGGCCCGCCGAAGGAACGCGCCCCGCTCGGGCCCGGCCAGTCGTCTTCGGGCGGTCAGAGACCTTATCGATGAGGAGTCCTGGCGGCCCCCCGCTCGGACGATTCGGGGTCGGAGTCGCCCCCGCCGGGCTGTCGGGCGCGACTCCCGTGTAGCACGCCGGTGCAGTTGACGCGGATGGCGGATGTGGCGGTGCCGGCTCTCTCCCGGCGGCGCCGCGAAGGTTGTTGCCGCGGGCCGGGACCTTGCACGCCGAGGGGCGGAGTGGTTTGGATGCGCCTGATGTTAGCCGACGCGGCGCGTCCGGCGCTCCGAGCGTTGATCGTGGTGGCGGTCATGACTGCCTCTTCCGTCTCGGGGATCGAGGAGCCTGCGCCCCTTCCGTTGGCGGCGGCGATCGCGCGCGTGGAGCGGGTGGCGCCGCAGCTACGGGCCGCGGCGGACCGCGTCGACGCGGCGCGTGGCGCTCTCCATCAGGCCGGTCGCTTCCCCAACCCGTTGTTCGAGGCGAGAGCCGAAAACGTTCGCGTCGACAGCAACGTATTTACGGCGGGCAATCCGCCACTCGACTTCTTCGCCTTGCTCAGTCAGCCGGTGGAACTCGGCGGCAAACGCAGCACGCGCACCGCGGTTGCCGCCGCCGACCTGCAAGCCAGCGGGGCCGAACTGGAACTGGCCGAACGCCAGGTCAAACTCGACACCATGCGCCTTTACCTGGCGGCCGTCCGCGCCCGCGAACTCGCCGCGTATTTCGCCGAGAACCGCACCGAACTCGACCCGCTCCTCGAGGTGGTGCGCCGCCGTGTCGTTCAGGGCTATACCGCTGCCGCCGACCTCGCGAAGTTGCAGGCGGAGGCCGCCCGCGTCGACTCGCAACTCGCCCAGGCCCGCTTCGACCTCGAACGCAGCACGCTGGCCCTCGGCGTTAACATGGGCGACGACACTCCCGTCGCGCCGGCTCGACTGGTCGAACCGCCCCTCATCGACCTGCCTCCGGAAAGCGCCGATGTTCTTGCCGCGCGCATCGTCGAAGCGCAACCGCTGTTGCGCGCGACGCGGGCCCGCCTGGAGCGCGCCCACGAGACGGTACGGCTGCAGAAGGCCAGGCGTATTCCCGACCCCCTCGTCACTGGCGGCTACAAACGCGTCGACGATCGCGACACTATCGTCATGGGGGTGGTGGTGCCGATTCCCGTTCTCGACACCAACGCCGGCAACATCGAACGCGCCCTAGCCGAAGAACGCGCCGCCGCCGCCGACATCGAGGCGTTGCGCCGTCAGCTCGCCGCCGAGGCGATGGCGTTGATCGCCGGCGCGCGGGGCCTGACCGAGCGGGCGCGCCGAATCGATGCCGATCTCGTCGAGCCGGCTCACGTCGCACGGCAGGCAGCCCGCTCCACCTTTCGCGAGCTCGGCAGCAACGTCCTGGCTCTCGTCGACGCGGAACGTGTCCATACCGAGGCGCATCGCGATGCGCTCGATGTGACCCTCGAAGCCATCGCCCGGGCCTTCGAAGTGCAAGTTGACCTGCCCGCCGAGCTGGCGCCATGACCTCTCCACGGCCCGTCGGTAAGCTGATCGTGTTCGGCGGCCTCGTCGCCGTCGCGGCCACCACCGCCATTATCGGATGGCGATCACGGCCGGCCCCTCCCGCGCCGGTGGCGGCGGTCCACGAGGCAGCCGACACGGTGCGGCTGGATGCCGCGCAACGCACGGCCGCCGGGATCGTCGTGGAGCCGGCCCGCGCGGAGCAACGCACCGAGCAACTCGAGGCCCCGGGCACTCTGGCGGTCGACGGAGCGCTCACCGCCCGCATCGGCGCCATCGTCGAAGCCAAGGTCCTCGCCGTCTTCGTGCAGGTGGGCGACCGCGTGCACCCCGGACAGGTTCTTGCCGAGCTCCACAGCCACATAATTCACGAGTCGTGGGCGGCGTACCGCAAGGCCCTTGCCGAACGGAAACGTGCGACCGCCGAACTCACATACGCCGTCGAAGCGGACGAGCGCGCCCGCCGCCTCTTTGCCGACAAGGCCGTTTCGTTGCAGGAGGTTCAGCGAACCCAGGTCGACCGCGACCTCGCCGTCCAGGCGCTCGATATGGCGAACACCGAAGTTCGCCGCTCCGCGGAGGTGATGGAGCATCTCGGCATCACTTCCGGGGACGACCCGCGCGGCGAAGGGGGCGAGCAGATCCCCGTGCGCTCGCCGATCGGCGGGGCCGTCCTCGAACGCCTCGTCACCGAGGGCACGGCGGTCACCGCGGGCGCGCCGCTTTTCGTGGTCAGCGATCTGTTGCGGCTGTGGGCACTCGCCGAGGTCAACGAGACGGCTCTGCCGCTGCTGCGCGTGGGCTCGCCGGTAACCCTGCGCGTCGCCGCGTATCCGGCCGAGACTTTTTCGGGCACCATCGTCTTTGTCGGCGATACGCTCGACCCGATCACCCGCCGCGTGACGGTACGGTGCAGCGTCCCCAACCCCGACGGCCGGCTGAAGCCCAACATGTTTGCCACCATCACCTTCGAGACGCGCGCGCCGCGTCAGGTCGTAACCGTACCCACGGATGCGGTGCAGGACCTCGACGGCACGCAGGTGGTGTTCGTGACTACCGACGGGGAGACCTTCACGAGTCGACCGATCGCCACCGGCACGGAGGCGGGCGGGCGTGTCGAAGTCGCCGCCGGATTGGCCGCCGGCGAACGCCTCGCGGTCGCGGGCAGTTTCTTGCTCAAGTCGGAGTTGCTGAAGAGCGCGGCGGCCGAGGAGTGAGCCGATGTCGCCGCTCGACAGGTTCGTGGCCCTCGCCCTGCGCGAGCGGTTTCTGGTGCTCATCGGGGTTGCCGCCCTTGTCGTCGTCGGCGTCACCGCCTACGAAACGATCCCCGTCGAGGCGTTTCCGGACCTGACCAGCAACCAGGTCGTTATCGTTGCGGAAGCCCCCGGCCTGGCGGTGCCGGAAGTCGAACATCGCATTGCCTATCCGATCGAGACGGCGGTGATGGGCGTCCCGGGCGCCGAACAGGTACGGTCACTGTCGAAGTTCGGGCTGGCCATGGTGACCGTGGTGTTCGACGACGACGTGCCGACGTATTTCGCGCGCCAGCTCGTTACCGAGCGCCTCAACGATGCGCGCGCCCGCCTCCCGGCGGGCGTCGAGCCCACGCTTGGACCTGTCGCCACCGCCTTCGGCGAGATCTACCATTACCTGATCGAGGGCGACGACAACGACCTGATGACGCGCAAGACGCTGCACGATTGGGAAGTCCGCCAGCGCCTGCGCTCGGTGAAGGGCGTGGGCGAAGTGAATTCGTGGGGTGGGCAGACACGGCAGTTTCAGGTTGTCGTCGATCCCCGTAAACTGGAGAAATACGGGCTGGCGCTGCGCCAGGTGCTGCGCGCCCTCGCCGATAACAACACCGCGTTCGGCGGGGGCTTCATCGAACATCGCTCGGAGCGCTATACGGTCCGCGGCCTCGGTCTGGCAGCCGGCGTGGACGATCTGAAGCGCATCGTGTTGGCGAGCAAGGACGGTGTGCCGGTCTTCGTCGGCGACGTTGCCGACGTGATCGTCGCCCCCATGCCGCGCAACGGGGCGGTGACACGGGACGGCAAGGGCGAAACCGTTTCCGGCATGGTGATCTTGCTGAAGGGGGAGAACGCGAAGAGCGTCGCGGAGCGCGTCAAGGCGCGGGTCGACGAGATCGAGCGATCGTTCCCCGCCGGGGTGAAGCTGCAACCGTTCTACGATCAAACCGAAGTGATCGATCGCACGACGCGGACGTTGCGTACGAACCTGATCGAGGGTTCGCTGCTGGTGGTCGCCGTGCTGTTCGTGTTCCTGCGCGATGTCCGCGCCGCCTTGCTCGTGGCGCTGGTCATCCCCCTGTCGCTGCTGGCGGCCTTCCTCGGCATGCGGGGTTTCGGGATATCGGCCAACCTGATGTCCCTCGGCGCCATCGACTTCGGGCTCATCGTCGACGGTGCGGTGGTGATGATGGAGAACTTCATCCGCCGCCGGGAAGACCTGCCTGCGCTGCCGGCAACGGCAACCGAGCGCCGCGCCTTCTTCACGTCGGCAGCTACGGAAGTGGCGCGCCCGGTGCTCTTCGGGGTGCTGATCATCATTGCGGTGTATCTACCCATCTTCACGCTCCAGGGTCTCGAGGGGAAGATGTTCCGGCCGATGGCGATCACCGTCTGCTCGGCCATCTTCGGGTCGCTGGTCCTGTCGCTCACGGCGATCCCGGTGCTCGCCTCGTTGGTGTTGCGGCTCGACACCGCCAAGCATCGCGAGGACTGGTTCGAACGCCTGCGCGTCCTGTACGTCCACCATCTCGCTGCGCAGATGGACCGCCGCCTCCGTACGATCGGCGTGGCGACGTTAGCGGTGGTGGTGGCACTGGGTTCGATTCCATTGCTGGGCACGGAGTTCATGCCCAAGCTCGACGAAGGCTCCATTCTGATCGAAACCCGCAAGCTGCCGTCGGTGGCACTCGAGGACTCCGCCGCCATCTCGACTCGCATCGAACAGCAATTGCTCGAGTTTTCCGAGGTGCGCCGGATTGTGACCAAGATCGGGCGGCCCGACCTGGCCACCGAAGCCATGGGCATCTACCAGGGGGACGTCTACGTCCTGTTGCACCCGCACGAGGAGTGGACCACGGGGCGCAGCAAGGAGGAACTCATCGATGCGATGGCGGCGAAGCTCTCGGGGATGCCCGGGGTGACCTTCAATTTTACGCAACCGATGGCGATGCGACTCGACGAAGTCGTATCCGGGGTCAAGGCCGACGTGGCGGTGAAGGTATTCGGTCCGGACGCGGCCGTACTGGAGCGTCTGGGCACGAAGATCTCCGAGGTGCTGGCCAGGGTTCGCGGCGCAGCCGACCTGCAAATCGAAGTCCTTTCCGGCGCCGCGCAGATGCAGATCGACATCGACCGCGACCAGATGGCCCGCTACGGACTCAACGTCGCCGACGTGCGCGAAGTGGTGGAAACGGCAGTCGGCGGTACGGTGGCCACCGAGATACTCGACGGGGTGCGGCGGTTCGGCGTCGCGGTGCGGTTTCCCGACGACCTGCGCAAGGACACGGCGGCGGTCGCCGGCATCCTGCTCACCGCTCCGGGGGGCGAACGGGTGCCGCTCGGGCAGGTGGCGCGCGTGCACACGGTGCGCGGCCCCGAGGTCATAAATCGAGAGGACGGCGAGCGGCGCCTGGTGGTGCAAACGAACGTCCGTGGCCGTGACATCGGTAGCTTCGTAGCCGAGGCGGAAGACCGGATCGCCGCCGCGGTGCAGTTGCCGATGGGCTACTACATGCGCTGGGGCGGACAGTTCGAAAACCAGCAACGGGCGACGCGGCGGCTGGCGGTGGTGGTGCCGCTGTCGGTGGCGATCATCTTCATTCTGCTGTACGTGACCTTCGACCGGGTGCGGCAGGCGGCGCTGGTCATCCTCAACGTTCCGTTCGCGCTCATTGGCGGAGTCGCCGCCCTGTGGCTGCGCGGCATCAACCTGAACCTATCGGCATCGGTCGGTTTCATCGCGCTGTTCGGTGTTGCCGTGCTCAACGGCGTGGTGCTCATCGTCGCGATCAATCAGTTGCGCAGCGACGGCATGACGCTGCGGGCAGCGATCGTGACGGGTGCCGGAAGGCGACTGAAGCCGGTGCTGATGACGGCACTCGTGGCGTCACTGGGGTTCGTGCCGATGGCGATATCGACCGGCGCCGGAGCGGAGATTCAGCGGCCCCTCGCCTCGGTGGTGATCGGCGGCATCGTGACGTCGACGCTGCTCACCCTGGTCGTGTTGCCGACCCTCTACGAAATGATCGAAAGCCGGGTAGAGCGTCGCCGCGCCGCCCGTGAGCGCATCGCAATTCCCTGAGCAGGCCCCCACGCCCCCAAGCCCTCAGGCCCCCGCGGCCCCCGCGGCCCCCAAATGCACATTCGCCAGTTCGACGAGGATTTCGCCGTGGCAGCGGCGCGGCGGGCAATTGCAGCCGAGGACCTTGCCGCGCAGGTGCTGTACGTCGCGCAGCAGTAGCGGCTGACGGATCAGCCAGTGCCGATAGCGGGCAATAACGGCTTCGCGCGAACCGTCCCGATCGAAATGGAACGGGCTTGCCCATCGCGAGGGCCTGCCAATGAAGACGTCGAACGGCACCGTGCGGCAGTTGACGAGCTGGGTTCTAACGGGGTTGCCGGGGGCCGACGTTCGCGTCGCCACCTCGCGCCACGCTTCGCGGAAAGCGGCTTCGTACGGCCCGTCGCCGCCGTTCCACGCAATCGGCAATCGGTTCTTGGTCAGCGCCGAGGCGGCCGCGCGTGGGGAAAATCGGTAGCCCGGGAAGTAAGCGAGCGGCGGGTCCAGCGGGCTTAGCCCGCGGGTCACATATTCGGTGTAGCTCGGGTCGACGATTCGCCCGTCGACCTCGCACCAGCCGTGCTCGATAACGTAGGGATCGCGTGGGTGCACGATCACCCACCCTTCGACGTAGCGCGCCGCGGGGCCGAGGTGGTGTACCGCCGTGGCGGCGTTGCGCCAGCAGCGGCGTGCCCGCGCGCGAACCCGCCGCGCCACTGTGGACGCAGTCTCGGTGTCGACGATGTGTGCCCCAGTGTTCATCGGGCTTGCATGCCCATCCTCGGCAAATGGCATCGCAAAGGCCAAGTGTATATTGGCATTGGTTTTATCGGGAGGACCACGGTATTGGAAGCAAGAAAATCGAGGGCCGGTTGCGGGGGCTTTCGGCAGCCGGCTCGCCGAAGCATGAGGAGTCCACGGTGAGCGAACGTCGCATTGTGCTCTCGACGCGGGAAATCCCGGAAGCCTGGTACAACCTGGTTGCCGACCTGCCGCGACCGGTGCCCCCGCATCGACACCCCGCTACCGGAGCGCCGGTGACGGCTGCCGACATGGCGGCCATTTTTCCGCCGGCATTGATCGAGCAGGAGGTAGCCACGGAAAGGTGGATACCCGTCCCCGAGCCGGTGCGCGAGCAGTTGGCCCTGTGGCGGCCGACCCCGCTCGTTCGCGCCGTCAATCTCGAGAAGCATCTCGGTACCCGGGCACGCATCTACTACAAGAACGAGTCGGTCAGCCCGGCCGGTTCGCACAAGCCGAACACGGCGGTCGCGCAGGCGTACTACAACAAGATCGCCGGCATGGCGCGTCTCAGCACCGAGACGGGCGCCGGTCAGTGGGGCTCCAGTCTCGCCTTCGCCTGCGGTCTGTTCGGCCTCGAGTGTAAGGTCTACATGGTGCGCGTCAGCTACGAACAGAAACCGTACCGGCGGTCGCTGATGCGCCTCTGGGGTGCCGAGGTGGTGCCGTCGCCGTCGCCCGACACCGAGGCCGGGCGGGCCGTCCTTGCCCGAGACCCCGAGTGCTCCGGCTCGCTCGGCATCGCCATCAGTGAGGCGGTGGAAGATGCCGCCAAGCGCCCCGACACCAACTACACCCTCGGTAGTGTCCTCAACCACGTCTGCCTGCACCAGACGGTCATCGGTCTGGAAACCGAGAAGCAGTTGGCCCTCGCCGGCGAAACGCCCGACATGATCATCGGCTGCGCGGGCGGCGGTTCGAATCTCGCCGGCATTGCGTTCCCGTTCGTGTCGCGCACGCTCGCCGGCAAGGGGCCGCGCCTGATTGCCGTCGAACCGGCGGCGTGTCCGAGTCTCACCCGCGGCAAGTACGCCTACGACTTCGGCGATTCGGTGGGCCTGGCGCCGATGGCGTACATGTACACGCTGGGCCACGGGTTCATGCCGTCGGGGATCCATGCCGGCGGCCTGCGCTACCACGGCATGGCGCCCATGGTTTCGCTGCTGCGCCACATGGGCGTCCTCGAAGCGGCGAGTTACCGCCAGAGCGAAGTGTTCGAGGCGGCGGTGACGTTTGCGCGCACGGAGGGGCTGTGCCCGGCACCGGAAACCGCTCACGCCATCCGGGCGGCGATCGACGAGGCGCTGCGAGCCAGGGCGGCGGGCACTTCGCCGTGCATCGTCTTCAACCTTTCCGGCCACGGCCACTTCGACCTCGTCGGCTACGAGAAGTATCTGTCGGGCGAACTCGAAGACGTCGAGCTTACCCAGGAGTCGATCGACTCGACGCTTGCCGCACTGCCCACCGTGCCGCAGGCGGCGGCATGACCGCCCCGCAGCTTTTCTTTTCCCTCGAACCCTCCTCCGGCCCGGCATCGTCGTCCATATGAAGGCCTCGTCCCCAACCGCGACAAACGTTCCCAGGGGTGCCGAACAACAGCGTCTCGATGAAACCGCGCAACGTACGCGCCACTGGAACCGCTGGGGGCCGTTCCTCAGCGAACGGCAGTGGGGCACGGTACGAGAGGACTACAGCGCCGGCGGCGACGCATGGAACTATTTCACCCACGATCAGGCGCGCTCTCGCGCCTATCGCTGGGGCGAGGACGGCATTGCCGGCATCTGCGACCGCCACGCCCTGATTTGCTTCGCCCTCGCGCTGTGGAACGGGCACGATGCGATCCTGAAAGAGCGCCTGTTCGGGCTGGCCGGACCCGAAGGCAATCACGGGGAAGACGTCAAGGAATACTACTTCTATCTCGACTCGACGCCGACTCACTCGTACATGCGGTACCTCTACAAGTACCCGCAGGCGGCGTTTCCGTATGCCCGCCTCGTCGACGAAAACCGCCGCCGCAACCGCGATGAGCCGGAGTTCGAGCTGATCGATACCGGCGTATTCGACGGCGATCGTTACTTCGATGTCGAGATCGAATACGCCAAGGCAGCGCCGGAAGATATCCTCGTTCGCATACACGTCGCCAACCGCGGGCCCGAGACGGCGGAAATCCACGTCCTGCCGACGCTATGGTTCCGCAATACCTGGTCGTGGGGCGTCGGCGAGCGCCGCCCTCACGCGACTCGCGACGATCCCGTAGCCGGTGCCGCTACCATCGCGGTGCAGCACGGGTACTACGGCTCACGCTGGCTCTATGCCGCCGGTGCGCCGCCGCTCCTCTTCACCAACAACGAAACCAATACGCGCCGCCTGTTCGGCGCCACGGACGGTCCGACCTACGCCAGGGACGGTATAGACGACTTCGTGGTCAACGGCGTGGCCGCCGCCGTCAACCCTCGGCAAACCGGCACCAGGGCCGCCGCGCACTATCGACTGGCGATCGCCGCCGGACAAACGGTTACGCTGCGGCTTCGTCTGACCGACACGGCGATCGCGCCCGGCGGCGACCCCTTCGCTTCCGCCTTCGACGCCACGGTGGCGCAGCGCCGGCAGGAAGCCGACGAGTTCTATGCCGGCGTTATCCCCGCGGACCTCGACGCCGCCGGTCGTGCGGTCATGCGTCAGGCGTTAGCGGGATTGTTGTGGAGCAAGCAGTTCTACCACTACGACGTGAAGCGGTGGCTGCGGGGCGATGTGGGTATGCCGGAGCCACCGGCACCGCGCCTCCGCGGCCGTAATTGCGAGTGGGAACACCTCTTCAACGGCGACGTCATCTCCATGCCCGACAAGTGGGAGTACCCGTGGTACGCGGCGTGGGACCTCGCCTTCCACTGCGTGGCTCTGGCGCTCGTCGATCCCGCCTTCGCCAAGCAACAGCTCATTCTCATGCTGCGCGAGTGGTTCATGCACCCGAACGGGCAGATTCCAGCGTACGAGTGGGCGTTCGGCGACGTCAACCCGCCCGTGCACGCGTGGGCGGCGTGGCGCGTTTACAAGATCGAGGGCCGGCGGCGAGGCCGCTGCGACCGGAACTTCCTGGAACGTGTGTTCCACAAGCTCCTGCTCAACTTCACGTGGTGGGTGAACCGCAAGGACGCCTCCGGACGCAACATCTTCGACGGCGGGTTTCTCGGGCTCGACAATATCGGCGTGTTCGACCGCCGCTCCGACCACCTTCCCAGCGGTGCGCGGCTCGCGCAGTCCGACGCCACAAGCTGGATGGGTATGTATTGCCTGAACATGATGGCCATCGCGCTCGAGTTGGCGCGCGAGGACAAAGCTTACGAGGACGTGGCCAGCAAGTTCTTCGAGCACTTCGTCTACATCTGCCGCGCCATGAACGACTTCGGGCGCGACGGCATAGATCTGTGGGACGGGCGTGACGGTTTCTACTACGACGTGCTCTACATGCCCGGTCGCGCCGCCACGCCGATGCGGG carries:
- a CDS encoding glucosidase, with product MKASSPTATNVPRGAEQQRLDETAQRTRHWNRWGPFLSERQWGTVREDYSAGGDAWNYFTHDQARSRAYRWGEDGIAGICDRHALICFALALWNGHDAILKERLFGLAGPEGNHGEDVKEYYFYLDSTPTHSYMRYLYKYPQAAFPYARLVDENRRRNRDEPEFELIDTGVFDGDRYFDVEIEYAKAAPEDILVRIHVANRGPETAEIHVLPTLWFRNTWSWGVGERRPHATRDDPVAGAATIAVQHGYYGSRWLYAAGAPPLLFTNNETNTRRLFGATDGPTYARDGIDDFVVNGVAAAVNPRQTGTRAAAHYRLAIAAGQTVTLRLRLTDTAIAPGGDPFASAFDATVAQRRQEADEFYAGVIPADLDAAGRAVMRQALAGLLWSKQFYHYDVKRWLRGDVGMPEPPAPRLRGRNCEWEHLFNGDVISMPDKWEYPWYAAWDLAFHCVALALVDPAFAKQQLILMLREWFMHPNGQIPAYEWAFGDVNPPVHAWAAWRVYKIEGRRRGRCDRNFLERVFHKLLLNFTWWVNRKDASGRNIFDGGFLGLDNIGVFDRRSDHLPSGARLAQSDATSWMGMYCLNMMAIALELAREDKAYEDVASKFFEHFVYICRAMNDFGRDGIDLWDGRDGFYYDVLYMPGRAATPMRVRSMVGLIPLFAVETLEPGDVDSCPGFKRRLQWFIENRPELADFIEIVSTEAGPRRFLSLVNRARLRRVLRYMLDPNEFLSPHGIRSLSRVHRDHPYAIEIGNERYEVHYEPAESRTNIFGGNSNWRGPIWFPVNFLLIESLQKFDHFLGDEFRVEHPVGSGKELTLWEVATDLSRRLTRIFLPGEGGRRPVFGGTERFQTDPHWRDLIPFYEYFDGDTGAGLGASHQTGWTALVAKLLQQSGMERPAVAGGHQRQRT